The Arcanobacterium wilhelmae region GCGGCCGGATTGGCTGCCGCCTTCTCGATGCGGTGCACTGCAGCGGCCAAATACCGCGGGTATTGCGCGAGCTGCACGTCCGGAGTTGCCGAAATGAACCCGTTGTAGACGAGCCCTTCGACCTGCATTTTCACGTCGGAGACGGTGGCAAGGAGCGCCACCGAGGTGCTCACTCGCACGGCGCTTTCGACGTCGCCCCATGCGCTGAACACCCGCACGCAGATGCGGACGATCCGGTAGATTTCGTCCTCGACGCGCGCTCTCACCCATTCGCGCAGCTGCTCGTATACCTCGCGTTCGCGCAGGCGGCCGAGTTTGTTTTTGGTTTCTTTGGCCCATTTTTCGGCGAGGTTGCGGGTGGCGGCGAGTTGGAGGTCGGCAACGAGCGCCGACGTCGATGGGTAGGGGGTGGCCGACATGGCGAGCGCTTCGTCGCCGGTCCAGCGGGAGGTGACGCGCCCCTCGGGTAGCGCGACTTCGCTCGCGACGAGGCGGATCACGCCGAGGCGATGGTCGCGGACTTGCTCGGCGGGCTCGGCGAGCACACGCAGTTCAACGGTGACGCCGTCGAGGCCGGCGAGCGATTGCGCGCCCGATGTTGCGGTTTCCCCGGCCTGAGTGATGACGCCGGCTTTCCCGGGCACCTCAACGAGCGCGGGATACCCGCGCACAACCATCCCATGCGGCCCAGTCGTCTCAATTACCTCAGGAATCACGCCCTGCGCGACCGGAGGCCACCCACCGAGAGGCTGCTCGGCTCCGGTGATCGTTGGCGCGTTGGCGGAACCCGCAGCCTCCGGCCCAAGCAGCGCGGCCTTCGCTTCCTCCAAGGCCTGCGCCACCGCGCTTTTGACGACGTTTTCTACTGCCCCTTGGGTCTGCGGCGCCAGCACTTTTTGCAGGTGCGTGATCGAGGTGGATTGGTCGAGGACTGCGCCGCGTTCGGAGCGCACGCGGAACGTTACTTCCAAGTGCGCCGGTAACGTCACGGCGTCCCAGTCGGCGTCGGTGACGTCGACGCGGCGCAGCTGGTAGACGGCGTCGGTGAACGCTTTGCGGAAGCTGGGCGCGCCGGGCTGCCCGTGTGCGACGGCGTCCCAGTCGGGCAGGATGTCGAGGATGTGTTTGGCGACGTCGGGCGCGGGTACGAGCTGGCGGCGCACGGGTTTCGGCAAGGCACGGATCGTGGAGGTGACGAGTTCGTCGAGCATTCCGGGCACGAGCCAGTCGAAGCCGGCGTCGGTCAGTTGCGGCAGGAGCGTGACGGGCACGTCGATCGTCAACCCGTCGGAGTGGGAGCCGGGGTTGAACGTGTAGTCGATGGGGAGCGTGATGTCGCCCTGTACCCACTCGGTGGGGAAATTCTCTTCGGAGGCGCTCGATTCTCCGAGAAGAAATTCCTGCGTGAAGTTGAGCAACTCGGGGTGAGCGTGCCGTTCTTTCTTCCACCACGAGTCGAAGTGGCGTGCGGAGACGATTGATTCTGGGATCCTCTCGTCGAAGAACGTAAATTGCGCGGTTTCGTCGGCAACCACGCCCACCTGCCGTAGGCGTTCTTCCACTTCACGGGCCTGCGCGAGCTGCTCCTTGTTGTATTTGACGAACGCGTGGTGGGTGCGCCACTGGTTGTCAACGAGCGCGTGGCGGATGAACAGTTCGCGGGCGAGCTCGCGCGACGTCGGTGTGCCGACTTTGCTCAGCAGCACCTTGCGGTCCGCGATCAGCGTGAGCCCGTAGAGCATCACTTTTTCGTGGGCGAGCGCTGCGCCCTGGCGGGTGGACCAGTGCGGCTCCGTGTACTGCTTTTTGACGAGCGGACCGGCGATGCGTTCGATCCATTCGGGGTCGATTTTCGCCACGGTTCGCGCAAATAGGCGCGAGGTTTCCACGAGTTCTGCGGCCATCACCCAATCGGGCGTGCGCTTGTGGAGCCCGGAGCCGGGCCAGATCACGAAGTGGGTGCCGCGCGCGCCGAGATAGTCGCGGTGGCGTTCGGAGTAGGTGCCGATGGAGGAGAGCAGGCCGGTCAGGAGCGAGCGGTGGATCGCATCCGCCGCGGGCGCGTCTTTCGAGCGGCCCACGGTTTTCACGGCGCGCGCAACGTCCTGGTTGTGCGAGTTGTCGCCATTGTCCTGCTCAGCGCGGATTTGCGCGCGCGACGGCAGTGCGATGGGGTGCACCGTGAGGTGCAGCTCGCGTGCCAGCTGGGTGAGTTGCTCGACGACGTCGGCCCATTCGCGGAACCGCAGCCAGTGGAGGAACTCCTCGTGGCACATGCGCCGAAATGCCGAGCCGGAGAGTTCGCGTTGCTGTGTGCGCAGGTAGCGCCACAGGTTCAGGTACGCCAAGAAGTCCGACGTCGGTTCGGTGAAACGCGCGTGGAGCTGGTCGGCTTGCGCGCGCTGTTCGGCGGGGCGTTCGCGCACGTCCTGCACGCTCATCGCCGCGACGAGCACGAGCACTTCGGAGGTCGCGCCGTTGTCCACAGCCGCGAGTAGCATGCGCCCGAGGCGCGGGTCGATCGGGAGGCGGGCGAGCGCGCGGCCCGTGTCCGTGAGCGTCGGCACGTGCAGGCCCGGCTCGAGTGCGCCGATCTCCTCAAGTTGTGCGACGCCGTCGCGAATCGAACGCAGGTCCGGTGGGTCGATGAACGGGAACTTTTGCACTTCGCCGAGCCCCAGGCTCGCCATCTGCAAAATCACGGAGGCGAGCGCCGTGCGCTGGATTTCCGGTTCGGTGAACTCGGGGCGGGCGGCGAAGTTTTCTTCGGAGTAGAGGCGGATGGCAATGCCGTCGGCCACGCGGCCGCTTCGGCCCGAACGCTGGTTGGCGCTCGCCTGCGAAATCTCTTCGATCGGCAGGCGCTGCACCTTCGTTTTGTTGGAATAGCGCGAGATTCGCGCGTAGCCCGGGTCGATCACGTAGTGGATCCCGGGTACGGTGAGCGAGGTTTCGGCGATATTCGTGGCCAGCACGATGCGGCGGTGGCGGTGCGGGGCGAACACCCGGCGCTGCTCGGCGTTGCTCAGCCGCGCAAACAACGGCAATACCTCCACCGCACCCGGGTGCGTGGACGTTTCGCCGGGCGCGAGGTAACGCTGACCGAACTCGTCCCGGAACGCCTTCTCTGTTTCGTGGATCTCGCCCTCGCCCGAGAGGAACACGAGAATATCGCCTGTACCCTCGGCCATCAGCTCGCGCGCGGCCTCCACGATCCCGTCCGTCATGTCTTTCGACTGCGCGCGGCTGAGCCGTTCCGGCGCGTCACGGCGCGGCTCGTCCACCTCGGAGCGCCCATCCGGACCGGTCGAATACTCGCGCAACTCGCTGCCAGCCGCGTCGTCGGCGACGCCGGTGAGCGGACGATACCGGATCTCCACCGGGAACGTGCGCCCGGACACCTCGATAATCGGGGCTGTGTCGCCAGGGCGGCCTCCGGCCGCATGCTCGCCGAAGTGCGCCGCGAAACGCTCCGAATCGATCGTCGCGGACGTAATAATAACCTTCAAATCCGGGCGCTG contains the following coding sequences:
- the hrpA gene encoding ATP-dependent RNA helicase HrpA; this translates as MSESDAGARRAPKRGSRAGAGSPAASERGGGQPTQHSGQTHRNSRGRRRGSRSLGQAPRRRTPKPFTPQQIEARRASVPTITYPPQLPVSARREDIAHAILNNQVVIVAGETGSGKTTQLPKICLELGRGITGMIGHTQPRRIAARSVADRISEELGQKLGETIGYQVRFTEEVSEKTLVKLMTDGILLAEIQSDPQLRRYDTIIIDEAHERSLNIDFLLGYLARLLPQRPDLKVIITSATIDSERFAAHFGEHAAGGRPGDTAPIIEVSGRTFPVEIRYRPLTGVADDAAGSELREYSTGPDGRSEVDEPRRDAPERLSRAQSKDMTDGIVEAARELMAEGTGDILVFLSGEGEIHETEKAFRDEFGQRYLAPGETSTHPGAVEVLPLFARLSNAEQRRVFAPHRHRRIVLATNIAETSLTVPGIHYVIDPGYARISRYSNKTKVQRLPIEEISQASANQRSGRSGRVADGIAIRLYSEENFAARPEFTEPEIQRTALASVILQMASLGLGEVQKFPFIDPPDLRSIRDGVAQLEEIGALEPGLHVPTLTDTGRALARLPIDPRLGRMLLAAVDNGATSEVLVLVAAMSVQDVRERPAEQRAQADQLHARFTEPTSDFLAYLNLWRYLRTQQRELSGSAFRRMCHEEFLHWLRFREWADVVEQLTQLARELHLTVHPIALPSRAQIRAEQDNGDNSHNQDVARAVKTVGRSKDAPAADAIHRSLLTGLLSSIGTYSERHRDYLGARGTHFVIWPGSGLHKRTPDWVMAAELVETSRLFARTVAKIDPEWIERIAGPLVKKQYTEPHWSTRQGAALAHEKVMLYGLTLIADRKVLLSKVGTPTSRELARELFIRHALVDNQWRTHHAFVKYNKEQLAQAREVEERLRQVGVVADETAQFTFFDERIPESIVSARHFDSWWKKERHAHPELLNFTQEFLLGESSASEENFPTEWVQGDITLPIDYTFNPGSHSDGLTIDVPVTLLPQLTDAGFDWLVPGMLDELVTSTIRALPKPVRRQLVPAPDVAKHILDILPDWDAVAHGQPGAPSFRKAFTDAVYQLRRVDVTDADWDAVTLPAHLEVTFRVRSERGAVLDQSTSITHLQKVLAPQTQGAVENVVKSAVAQALEEAKAALLGPEAAGSANAPTITGAEQPLGGWPPVAQGVIPEVIETTGPHGMVVRGYPALVEVPGKAGVITQAGETATSGAQSLAGLDGVTVELRVLAEPAEQVRDHRLGVIRLVASEVALPEGRVTSRWTGDEALAMSATPYPSTSALVADLQLAATRNLAEKWAKETKNKLGRLREREVYEQLREWVRARVEDEIYRIVRICVRVFSAWGDVESAVRVSTSVALLATVSDVKMQVEGLVYNGFISATPDVQLAQYPRYLAAAVHRIEKAAANPAADDALAWQVQTVTDKYERECEEFAREPWNAERAGQLKQAKWMIEELRVSLFAQQLGTQGKVSVQRIEKVLRG